A part of Streptomyces sp. DSM 40750 genomic DNA contains:
- the nrtL gene encoding ArgS-related anticodon-binding protein NrtL produces the protein MTPVELSSTVLRAVRRAVDDGELSVAVPARAVVTPPGPGGSGDYATNIALQLARPAGRPPLQIAEILRPHLSRTVGVADVEITGPGFLNIHLDRSTVTALVRRIQGAEGERGTEGAQGAEGAQGAEGAQGAEGAQGAQEVRGAQGARGGQRANPLPYGHSDTLAGQVVRLRIPYDIRAEVIADALVRIVASQGGRVEVHHARPHLPDHHDETNKPDRPGEPDESGVPDESGESAEPVDLRPVPAPEDPTPLGPDALRWALLHPAAHDRPRITADLLVQRAGNPLFRVRYAHARARALTRNATALGFTGTPGNLDTPDAPSIQHIAGTSGIRDAAPNPGTPALPVTPTTPVTASDVTTPLITALTEYPFTLARAATHRAPDRLARHLVVIADALLAFQHTVLPRGEEKPSAAHRARLALAEAAGTVLAGGLSLLGIDAPEYI, from the coding sequence GTGACCCCCGTCGAGCTCTCCAGCACCGTGCTGCGCGCGGTGCGTCGTGCTGTGGACGACGGGGAGCTGAGCGTGGCGGTGCCCGCACGGGCCGTGGTCACTCCGCCGGGGCCCGGGGGGAGCGGGGACTACGCGACGAACATCGCGTTGCAGCTGGCCAGGCCCGCGGGGCGGCCGCCGTTGCAGATCGCCGAGATACTGCGGCCCCACCTCAGCCGGACCGTAGGCGTCGCCGACGTCGAGATCACCGGGCCCGGGTTCCTCAACATCCACCTCGACCGATCCACCGTCACCGCCCTCGTGCGCCGGATCCAAGGGGCCGAAGGAGAGCGAGGGACCGAAGGAGCTCAAGGGGCCGAAGGAGCTCAAGGGGCCGAAGGAGCGCAAGGGGCCGAAGGGGCGCAAGGAGCCCAAGAAGTCCGAGGAGCCCAGGGCGCCAGGGGCGGCCAACGCGCCAATCCCCTCCCATACGGCCACAGCGACACCCTCGCCGGGCAGGTCGTCCGGCTGCGGATCCCGTACGACATCCGCGCCGAGGTCATCGCCGACGCGCTCGTGCGGATCGTCGCCAGCCAGGGCGGTCGCGTCGAGGTCCACCACGCCAGGCCCCATCTCCCCGACCATCACGACGAAACCAACAAGCCCGACAGGCCCGGCGAGCCTGACGAATCCGGCGTGCCCGACGAATCCGGCGAGTCCGCTGAACCCGTCGACCTCCGCCCCGTCCCCGCCCCGGAAGACCCCACCCCCCTCGGCCCCGACGCCCTCCGCTGGGCCCTCCTGCACCCGGCCGCCCACGACCGCCCCCGGATCACCGCGGACCTCCTCGTGCAGCGCGCCGGCAACCCCCTGTTCCGGGTCCGTTACGCCCACGCCCGAGCCCGCGCACTCACCCGCAACGCAACGGCCCTCGGCTTCACCGGCACCCCGGGCAACCTGGACACCCCTGACGCCCCGAGCATCCAGCACATCGCCGGCACCTCGGGCATCCGGGACGCCGCCCCCAACCCCGGCACCCCCGCCCTCCCAGTCACGCCAACCACCCCCGTTACCGCCTCCGACGTCACCACCCCCCTCATCACCGCCCTCACCGAATACCCCTTCACCCTCGCCCGAGCGGCCACGCACCGCGCTCCCGATCGTCTCGCCCGGCACCTGGTCGTCATCGCCGACGCCCTGCTCGCCTTCCAGCACACGGTGCTGCCGCGCGGCGAGGAGAAACCCTCGGCCGCCCACCGGGCCCGGCTGGCGCTCGCCGAAGCCGCCGGGACGGTGCTGGCCGGTGGCCTGTCCCTGCTCGGCATCGACGCACCCGAATACATCTGA
- a CDS encoding response regulator gives MRTYSRVVPGASGRVLVVDDNKVIRQLIRVNLELEGFEVVTAADGAECLDIVHQVRPDLITLDVAMPRLDGLRTAAALRGDPRTQRLPLAIVSACSQYEVEAGLDVGVDAFLAKPFEPAELVALVRQLVERRETGRDEAEPFGIGAGGPAPAASPASVPAGGTGSGSEHTEHGQRAGRTGG, from the coding sequence ATGCGGACCTACTCTCGAGTTGTGCCAGGCGCGTCCGGTCGGGTGCTTGTTGTGGACGACAACAAGGTCATCCGGCAGCTGATCAGGGTCAACCTCGAGCTGGAGGGCTTCGAGGTGGTGACCGCGGCCGATGGTGCCGAGTGCCTGGACATCGTTCATCAGGTGCGGCCCGACCTCATCACCCTCGACGTGGCGATGCCTCGGCTGGACGGACTCCGCACCGCCGCCGCGCTCCGCGGTGACCCCCGGACCCAGCGCCTTCCGCTCGCCATCGTCAGCGCGTGCAGCCAGTACGAGGTCGAGGCCGGGCTCGACGTCGGCGTCGACGCTTTCCTTGCCAAGCCCTTCGAACCGGCCGAACTCGTCGCACTCGTACGGCAGTTGGTCGAGCGACGGGAGACCGGGAGGGATGAGGCCGAGCCGTTCGGAATCGGCGCCGGTGGTCCTGCCCCTGCCGCCTCCCCCGCCAGTGTCCCAGCAGGCGGGACGGGCAGCGGGAGCGAGCACACCGAGCATGGCCAGCGCGCCGGCCGTACCGGTGGCTGA